TAAGGCACTTGAAAAAAAGGAAGCAACTAAACTCAACGTTCCTGCCTATTGGGTGAACCAAAACTTGCCGGCACACGGGTTTGTTACGTATCGTTTGAAACTGACTGTGAAAGACCCCATCAACTTGATGTTCTATTTGCGGGAAACTTCCTCAGCTTACCGTGCCTATTACCATAATGCGGAAAGGGGACTTGTACTCCTTGGTTCCGCTGGAAAGGTTTCTAAAACGAAAGAAGGTTCTATTGGTTATTATTTAGAAACGGCTCGTTCTTTTCGTGCCACACCATCCACTGTCATCTACCTTCAAATTTCCAATTACCTTTATTCTCGTGGTGGCCCATACTACTCTCCTGTTTTAGGGGAAGTGGGAAAAACTCTTTTATACCTTCGTTTTAAAGAACGAAAAAAAGCATTTTTCTTTGCCACTTTCCTTGTCCTTGCCCTTTCTCATTTGTTTTTATTCATCCATCGAAGAAAGGACAAATCGCCACTTTGGTTTTCTTTGCTTTGTATTTCTTGGCTCATCCGCATTTTACTTTTTGATCGAGTTTCGAGGGATTGGTTTGTGGCTTCTGATTGGCTTGAGATGTTACAAATCCGATTGGAATACATTGCCTTTTGCGGAATTCAAATTTTTAGTCTTCTGTTTTTCTTTCAAAACCAAACAAACTTTTTTCCAGAAAAATACAAAAAGTATCTTCTAATTCCCATTCTTTTGGAATTTATCATCATCGCCACGGCACCGTACGCTGTGTACACAAAACTTCTTATTTTTAGCCAAACATATATGGCAATCATTCTTGTCATTGCTATGGTTGCAGCAGTTCGTTCCTGTTTCCAAAGGGAATCTAGATATATCGGAAGTATCATTTTGTTAGGAACAGTGGTGATGTTATCTGCAACCATATATGATTCTGTGGTCTTTTTTAAACGTTGGGATTTACCGATGCTTACGGAACTTGCGTTTGCTATCTTTTGTATGTGCCTGGCCATTGTGATTTCCAAACAAAATGCTCACACTTGGGAAACTGCCGAATACCTAACTCTCAACTTACGAAAAGAAGTGGAATGGAAAACCATAGAACTGAGAAAAGAAAAAGAAAAAGCCGAAAAAACAGGGGAATTAAAGGATAAATTTATCTCCATTGTTTCCCATGACATTCGTTCTCCACTTTTTGGAATCTCTTCTGTTTTTAACTTACTGACAGAATCTCCTCCCTCTCTCTCTCCAGAAAGAGCCAAACAGGTACTCGGTGAGGCATCCACAGGACTCAAAAACATACTTAGTATGGTGGAAGAACTCATTAAATACTCAAGGTTCCAAAATGCTTCTGTATTTCCTGATTACCAACTTTTTGATTTTCGCCAAATCACAGACCAGCTCATCGAACGAGTTCAGGAGATGGCAAAACCCAAAAACATTTCCATCATCACCCATATCGAAGAATCCTCCATTGGAATTGGGGATCCTAATTTGATTGAACATTTGATTTGGAACCTCCTCACAAATGCAGTTAAATTCACCAAAGAATCAGGAACCGTGGAAATCTCTCTCTCAGAGAAGGATAAAAACTGGAGTTTGAAAGTTGTCGATACCGGAATTGGAATGTCACCGTATTGGGCAGAACATATTTTGGAAGAGGGGTTTCTTTTCGTACGTAAAGGGACAGCCGATGAGATGGGAGCGGGAGTGGGTCTTGCTTTTTGTAAAGAGGTAGCAGAGCGACATGGTGCCGAACTCAAAGTCCATTCAGAAGAAGACTTGGGAAGTTCTTTTGAATTTTTACTTCCTAATTACGAGAAGATTGTTCTTGTTCTGGATGATAACCCAGGTTACAGAAAACAGATTCGCAAAGTATTAAAAGACCTTCCTTGTATCCTTTGGGAAGAAGAGTATCCTGACCATGCCTTGTTATCGGTTGGTCGTTTGAAACCTGATCTGATCATTGTGGATTATTCCATGCCAGAAAGAACTGGAGTTGATTTCCTTCGGGATTTGTATTCCAACTCGGAGATGGAAGAAATCCGTTCCCTCTTAGTTTCCAGTTCCCATACAGATCCAAATACCGGTTACAAATTAGAAACAACAGTGATCGAAATTGGGGGAGATGCCTTTCTTACAAAAACATCTCCTGATGCGAAGTTGGTAGAACTCGTGAAGCGATTGTTAGATCTAGAAGTTTAGATTAACATTTGTTCTTTGGCACGGCCGATCAGTTCCGCTACGGTTTTAGCGTTGAATCGGTCTTTTAATCTACCGACATGGTATTCCACAGTTCTTTTGGAGAGACCAATTTCTGTACCAATTTCTTGGTAGGTTTTTCCGTGGCCAAGAAGGGTTAGAATTTGTTTTTCCTTTTTGTTGGCTACTTTTCCGTCCTGAGGTTTGCGATTGAAACTGAGTTTGAGATTTTTGGAATAAACCGTTTTTCCAGAA
This genomic stretch from Leptospira congkakensis harbors:
- a CDS encoding hybrid sensor histidine kinase/response regulator; translated protein: MDVVRSPIFSVSKLVLFSLFVFVFAQCNRSIPSLAPAKSIQAGVLDLSKEDPKTLDPFPLAGEWEAFPGELPETEEEFKALEKKEATKLNVPAYWVNQNLPAHGFVTYRLKLTVKDPINLMFYLRETSSAYRAYYHNAERGLVLLGSAGKVSKTKEGSIGYYLETARSFRATPSTVIYLQISNYLYSRGGPYYSPVLGEVGKTLLYLRFKERKKAFFFATFLVLALSHLFLFIHRRKDKSPLWFSLLCISWLIRILLFDRVSRDWFVASDWLEMLQIRLEYIAFCGIQIFSLLFFFQNQTNFFPEKYKKYLLIPILLEFIIIATAPYAVYTKLLIFSQTYMAIILVIAMVAAVRSCFQRESRYIGSIILLGTVVMLSATIYDSVVFFKRWDLPMLTELAFAIFCMCLAIVISKQNAHTWETAEYLTLNLRKEVEWKTIELRKEKEKAEKTGELKDKFISIVSHDIRSPLFGISSVFNLLTESPPSLSPERAKQVLGEASTGLKNILSMVEELIKYSRFQNASVFPDYQLFDFRQITDQLIERVQEMAKPKNISIITHIEESSIGIGDPNLIEHLIWNLLTNAVKFTKESGTVEISLSEKDKNWSLKVVDTGIGMSPYWAEHILEEGFLFVRKGTADEMGAGVGLAFCKEVAERHGAELKVHSEEDLGSSFEFLLPNYEKIVLVLDDNPGYRKQIRKVLKDLPCILWEEEYPDHALLSVGRLKPDLIIVDYSMPERTGVDFLRDLYSNSEMEEIRSLLVSSSHTDPNTGYKLETTVIEIGGDAFLTKTSPDAKLVELVKRLLDLEV